The Paenibacillus uliginis N3/975 genome has a window encoding:
- a CDS encoding DUF3502 domain-containing protein, whose amino-acid sequence MDFETEYPKAIQKLKAAGIDEYVTEIQRQLDEFLAGK is encoded by the coding sequence GTGGATTTTGAAACCGAATATCCGAAGGCCATTCAGAAACTAAAAGCAGCCGGCATTGATGAATACGTAACGGAGATCCAGCGTCAGTTAGATGAGTTTTTGGCTGGTAAATAG
- a CDS encoding PCYCGC motif-containing (lipo)protein — MYKRKFAVLMLSAGLLLGGCGAEKAQEPAESNQGTETVHEHGSQKKLANGDLQEVTASAKELPTFLDGKSDEMRTIYALAAQEKDVLTWIPCYCGCGESAGHESNLNCFINEVKEDGSIVWDDHGTRCGVCLEIAVESAKMDSEGKSLTEIRKHIDEKYKTGYAKPTPTPMPTEAN; from the coding sequence ATGTATAAACGTAAATTTGCAGTATTGATGCTGTCTGCAGGTCTGTTGCTGGGTGGTTGCGGCGCTGAGAAGGCACAAGAGCCGGCAGAGAGTAATCAAGGAACTGAAACGGTTCACGAACATGGTTCACAAAAGAAGCTTGCTAATGGAGATCTTCAAGAAGTTACAGCGTCTGCGAAGGAACTGCCAACGTTCTTGGACGGTAAAAGCGATGAGATGCGCACTATATATGCACTCGCAGCTCAGGAGAAAGATGTGCTTACCTGGATTCCATGCTACTGCGGCTGCGGTGAAAGTGCAGGGCACGAGAGCAATCTGAACTGTTTCATCAATGAGGTTAAAGAAGACGGCAGCATTGTGTGGGATGATCACGGCACACGCTGTGGTGTTTGTCTGGAAATCGCAGTAGAATCAGCTAAGATGGACAGTGAAGGAAAAAGTTTGACTGAAATCCGAAAGCACATTGACGAAAAGTATAAGACGGGTTACGCGAAACCGACTCCTACCCCAATGCCGACAGAAGCGAATTAA
- the crcB gene encoding fluoride efflux transporter CrcB produces the protein MILWIGLGGIAGAVSRYCVGVWLGKKAQGTFPWATLLVNLAGSIILGLLAGYSDRLPEAVYRMLGTGFCGAFTTFSTFGYEAVTLAGNKRYIQAFSYVLISVMLGLAGAWTGIYIAAQ, from the coding sequence GTGATTTTGTGGATAGGATTAGGCGGGATTGCGGGAGCAGTTTCCCGTTATTGCGTTGGTGTTTGGCTTGGAAAAAAAGCACAGGGGACATTCCCGTGGGCTACGCTTCTCGTAAATTTGGCCGGTTCCATCATACTTGGACTTCTTGCCGGTTATTCGGATCGTCTTCCTGAAGCCGTTTACAGAATGCTCGGGACCGGCTTTTGTGGGGCTTTTACCACATTTTCAACCTTTGGTTATGAAGCGGTCACCTTGGCAGGAAACAAGAGATACATACAAGCATTCTCATATGTTCTTATATCGGTTATGTTGGGTCTTGCAGGGGCATGGACAGGAATCTATATAGCGGCTCAGTGA
- the crcB gene encoding fluoride efflux transporter CrcB — MGKNLLFVGAGGFGGTLLRYGLDEIIPAPLNGFPAAILFINLAGCLFLGWFLTYCLSSSNISAQVRLFIGTGFTGAFTTFSTFTVDTVRLIGNGQDAVAVIYVIVSVVGGLLMSCIGVWLGRKMSSKREGAAV; from the coding sequence ATGGGAAAGAACCTGCTCTTTGTGGGTGCGGGAGGGTTCGGTGGCACATTACTCCGCTATGGTCTGGATGAGATAATACCTGCTCCACTAAACGGCTTTCCGGCAGCTATCCTGTTCATCAACCTGGCGGGATGCCTGTTTCTAGGCTGGTTTTTGACTTACTGCTTATCTTCCTCAAATATCTCTGCACAGGTTCGTCTGTTCATCGGCACCGGGTTTACGGGGGCGTTTACGACATTCTCAACCTTTACAGTGGATACAGTCAGGTTAATCGGTAACGGTCAGGACGCAGTCGCCGTGATCTATGTAATCGTAAGCGTTGTTGGCGGTCTGCTCATGTCCTGTATCGGTGTTTGGCTGGGACGGAAGATGTCTTCGAAGCGAGAAGGTGCGGCAGTGTGA
- a CDS encoding anaerobic ribonucleoside triphosphate reductase produces MKVIKRDGTCVAFEVTRIMSAVNKVFEATEGTSRYEASSRIGTLVEAETVGLEQMSVEEIQDLVILFLNKTGYRQAAEAYTEYREARDRERMKRGELYKISSDVIGVKDLDLLRENANLNGESFSGKMSRIGSEYAKWMATGFMLPKPLNEAVKNGYVYVHDLDQYALGTTNCIFIPFDRLLENGFNTGNGSVRPPQSIMTAMALVAIIFQSQQNSQFGGVSGNKIDWDLAPYVGKSFRKHFRKGLSYFNEGELNQGKEISDLEMHIDNHSLEENYPRTYMFAYEETVNETKQAAESLIHNLNTMSSRAGGQIPFTSLNYGMCTSTEGRLVSHSLLDATMRGLGRGETPIFPQHIFQCKNGINQVEGDPNYDLFLKAVECSSRRLYPNFVNVDASFNLPYYRPEDPDTIIATMGCRTRTISDRFGRNRLSGKGNLSFNTINLVRLGIEHGVVMDQREEPDLTGFFESLERYMKVAVEGLIHRYEIQAKQPAKASDFMMREGVWEGGEKLAPDDAVAELIKHGSLALGFIGLAECLKALTGQHHGEDEMVRKMALDIVGRMRAYCDAMSEQYDLNITLFATPAEGLSGKFTKLDRTTFGSIPGVTDREYYTNSFHIPVYFPAAAFQKIQWEAPFHKLCNAGAISYVELDGNARQNTAAFRNIVQFALKQDIGYFSVNHPLDRCPVCDYEGIIGASCPECGVEEDKVLFHRLRRVTGYLTGNYTERFNSAKQAEVKDRVKHR; encoded by the coding sequence ATGAAGGTGATTAAAAGGGACGGAACATGTGTGGCGTTTGAAGTTACACGGATTATGAGTGCGGTGAATAAGGTTTTTGAGGCTACTGAAGGAACTTCCAGATATGAGGCATCGTCCAGGATCGGTACATTGGTGGAAGCTGAGACGGTTGGCTTGGAGCAAATGTCTGTGGAAGAAATACAGGACCTTGTCATACTTTTTTTGAATAAAACCGGGTATAGACAAGCAGCTGAAGCTTATACAGAGTACCGTGAGGCACGTGACAGGGAACGCATGAAGCGTGGGGAACTGTACAAGATCAGCAGTGATGTTATCGGCGTTAAGGATCTGGATCTGCTTCGGGAAAATGCCAATTTAAACGGTGAATCTTTCAGTGGAAAAATGAGCCGGATCGGATCGGAATATGCCAAGTGGATGGCGACTGGCTTTATGCTGCCGAAACCGTTGAATGAGGCGGTAAAAAACGGATATGTATATGTGCATGACTTGGATCAATATGCACTGGGAACGACCAATTGCATTTTCATTCCATTTGATCGGCTGCTAGAAAACGGCTTTAATACGGGCAACGGTTCGGTCCGTCCTCCACAGAGCATCATGACCGCTATGGCACTGGTAGCCATCATATTTCAGTCTCAGCAGAACAGCCAATTCGGTGGGGTCTCAGGTAATAAAATAGATTGGGATTTGGCGCCCTACGTGGGTAAGTCCTTCCGTAAGCATTTTCGAAAAGGGCTTTCTTATTTCAACGAAGGCGAATTGAACCAAGGAAAAGAGATTTCGGATTTGGAGATGCATATAGATAATCACTCGCTTGAAGAGAATTATCCCCGTACATATATGTTTGCTTATGAAGAGACCGTAAACGAAACGAAGCAGGCCGCGGAATCTCTGATCCATAATTTGAATACGATGAGCAGCCGGGCAGGGGGACAAATTCCGTTTACCTCGTTAAATTACGGGATGTGTACCTCTACCGAGGGTAGACTGGTTTCTCATTCACTTCTCGACGCTACAATGAGAGGACTTGGACGCGGAGAGACACCGATATTCCCGCAGCATATTTTTCAATGTAAAAACGGGATAAATCAGGTGGAAGGTGATCCGAACTATGATCTGTTCCTTAAAGCGGTAGAATGCTCCAGCCGCCGGTTGTATCCGAATTTTGTAAATGTGGACGCATCATTCAATCTCCCTTATTACCGGCCGGAGGATCCCGATACGATCATTGCAACCATGGGATGCCGTACGAGAACGATCTCGGACCGATTCGGCAGAAACCGGTTGAGCGGGAAGGGCAATTTGTCTTTTAACACGATCAACCTGGTACGGCTTGGGATTGAGCATGGTGTAGTAATGGATCAGCGAGAGGAACCGGATTTAACCGGATTTTTCGAAAGTTTGGAGCGATATATGAAGGTTGCTGTGGAAGGATTGATCCACCGGTATGAAATTCAAGCCAAGCAGCCGGCAAAAGCGTCTGATTTTATGATGCGCGAAGGGGTCTGGGAAGGCGGGGAGAAGCTCGCCCCAGACGATGCGGTCGCAGAACTTATTAAACACGGATCGCTGGCACTCGGTTTTATCGGTCTAGCAGAGTGTTTGAAAGCTTTAACAGGACAACATCATGGCGAAGACGAGATGGTCAGAAAGATGGCGCTCGATATCGTTGGAAGGATGCGTGCTTACTGTGATGCCATGAGCGAGCAGTATGATTTGAATATTACGCTTTTTGCCACTCCAGCAGAAGGTCTGTCCGGAAAATTCACAAAGTTGGATCGAACCACATTTGGCAGTATACCGGGTGTAACCGACCGGGAGTACTACACGAATTCATTTCATATTCCTGTATATTTTCCAGCCGCTGCTTTTCAAAAGATTCAATGGGAAGCACCATTCCATAAGCTGTGTAATGCGGGTGCGATCTCGTATGTGGAGCTGGACGGCAACGCACGGCAAAATACAGCTGCATTCCGGAATATAGTCCAATTTGCGCTTAAACAAGACATTGGTTATTTTTCCGTTAATCATCCATTGGATCGGTGTCCTGTCTGTGATTACGAAGGAATCATCGGTGCATCTTGCCCTGAATGCGGGGTTGAGGAGGACAAGGTGCTGTTCCATCGTCTACGCAGAGTAACGGGTTATTTAACAGGCAACTATACGGAGCGGTTCAATTCAGCCAAACAGGCTGAAGTTAAGGATCGGGTCAAACACCGATGA
- the nrdG gene encoding anaerobic ribonucleoside-triphosphate reductase activating protein, protein MNICGYIPESINEGQGVRAVLFVSGCRHACPGCFNTASWDFEAGEPFTDELKTRILEEIACNPLLEGVTLCGGDPFFSAEECISFLSDFRECCPDKNVWAYTGFTFEAVMRQPKLRQLALLCDVIVDGKFIQQERDTSLSFRGSRNQRLVNVALSVKKGCVVEVSL, encoded by the coding sequence ATGAACATCTGCGGCTATATACCGGAAAGCATTAATGAAGGCCAGGGAGTCCGTGCGGTTCTGTTTGTTAGTGGCTGCCGCCACGCCTGTCCCGGGTGTTTCAATACGGCTTCTTGGGATTTTGAAGCCGGGGAACCATTCACTGATGAGTTGAAAACTCGAATTCTGGAGGAAATTGCATGTAATCCATTGCTGGAAGGAGTTACGTTGTGCGGTGGAGATCCCTTTTTCTCAGCGGAGGAATGCATTAGTTTTCTGTCTGACTTCCGAGAGTGCTGTCCTGATAAAAATGTATGGGCTTATACAGGTTTTACCTTTGAGGCGGTTATGAGACAGCCGAAGCTAAGGCAGCTGGCGCTTCTGTGTGATGTTATAGTTGACGGTAAGTTTATTCAACAGGAGAGGGATACTTCATTATCATTTCGTGGAAGTCGGAACCAGCGTCTGGTGAATGTCGCATTAAGTGTGAAGAAAGGCTGCGTGGTGGAAGTTTCTCTATGA
- a CDS encoding RNA polymerase sigma factor, with protein sequence MDIDEFSNLVNMHGKAVYGFCYRLAGNKADADDLYQETFLKAMEMLHKLDANHNPKSFLISIAIRLRKNHRRKWARRQRIMPSVELKEGVDKFYGGEEAGKPEEAALSGELSRIIRAAADNLNDRLRIPLYLYYTADMSVVEIAEMLKIPKGTVKSRLFLARKAMKKQLEVESDEGIRGVGPSAKKCSGFREGAGRDSEPSHHP encoded by the coding sequence TTGGATATCGATGAATTCAGCAATCTTGTGAATATGCACGGAAAAGCCGTCTACGGGTTTTGTTACCGCTTAGCCGGAAATAAAGCGGATGCGGATGATCTGTATCAGGAAACGTTTCTAAAGGCGATGGAGATGCTCCACAAATTGGACGCCAATCACAATCCGAAGTCATTTCTGATCTCCATTGCCATCCGCTTGCGCAAAAACCATCGCCGGAAATGGGCCCGGAGGCAAAGGATAATGCCCAGCGTTGAGCTCAAAGAGGGTGTGGACAAGTTCTACGGGGGAGAAGAGGCTGGGAAACCGGAGGAAGCGGCGCTATCTGGCGAGCTCAGCCGCATTATCCGTGCAGCCGCAGACAACCTGAACGATAGGTTGAGAATTCCGCTTTATTTGTACTATACCGCAGACATGTCCGTTGTAGAAATTGCGGAGATGCTGAAGATTCCCAAGGGAACCGTAAAAAGCAGACTATTTCTAGCGCGTAAAGCCATGAAAAAGCAATTGGAGGTTGAATCAGATGAAGGAATCCGAGGAGTGGGACCATCTGCTAAAAAATGCTCTGGCTTCCGAGAAGGAGCCGGAAGAGATTCTGAACCAAGCCATCATCCGTAA